A region from the Silene latifolia isolate original U9 population chromosome 7, ASM4854445v1, whole genome shotgun sequence genome encodes:
- the LOC141590427 gene encoding uncharacterized protein LOC141590427: MKGLCWNVRGLNNPLAPTIAKTRAILSSTYFDFLFLAETKCNVELVDPIFRSFGFSRSFGVDAHETKGGLWFGFRCDTQFECIFTCQNFIIIKVMQCKDSFWFLCLIYGEPVTHKRETVWNNLSQWIRSFEHPFLLIGDFNQVDYHEDKWGGSKGRIPGASCFNKWKAEHFLMDIPYKGPRFTWCNKRENHSIVLERLAKGYRSWDWNDIFPNSGVTHLPIQVSDYAHIVFETYLLTCNDRRPYRIEAWNLDYEECIGLVHNEWSVPVPGSITVRMILKLSRARNCMRLWSISKRKEWNKKLSDFDDTLERGLHEIETMGVTRTFTTAYASQVEYAKVSAKYWKQRAKIKWNIEGDTCSKYFFNWVKGRAGRNYIAGIKMDNGEWNFDTGDIMALFVHYYSGLFKEGVHEVSFDEYFPTVKNLFTVNKDFFSPDDSDALGTHFTPKEVRTAVFQLGPLKSTWPDGIPAIFFHKCWHFIKHEVIGTVLAILNGNSSPEFLNKTFLVLIPKSSAPEIVDNFRPISLCNVIMKIVTRCITNRLKKFMGKLVGDFQNAMGRMVFKADMSKAYDRLDWNFIRGTLVLMGFPCNFIQLIMKCITTVSYEILVNGVPSRRIHPRCGLRQGDPLSPYIFVLCTKILSLNILRMEKDGLIQGIKISRKSIPISHMLFADDSMFFIEGNSKSCVNLDKVIKDYCHASGQVINDNKSSMTLSSCSSLSFAQKCLKTFNIPCGTNMGSYLGIPTDVGLSGCNKSRREIFEFIIDKVRKRLSSWNCVLLSSAGRLALISSVLSSLSVYFLSVFKIPISVTKRLDAILSHFWWAGHKKSPSISWCSRLFLSQPKWNGGLGIRRVKEFNQALLAKIGWRMIIHPDSILNKSIGAKYGLRWQDGELLFNDGKSNSSWGWKGIVWGLELIKPLLAWNISPLSDLSVWNTKWVNGRVPKPLCLELLTDPPNLSNLKIKNLISNNSCWDRRLVSMFFDETSVRDILAIPIRCSEGRDNFFWSASSSGNYSVKIGYHIALKNLWNTSATPKDHSRVPVACMGVFQKILWNLPGPKIWIILIWKILTESLPSGESFLKRGFDGPFTCVLCDSPEMETPDHLFRDCSFASRVWAGSADNKQEACLSFLCTIWTIWVVRCRKVFDNCECSPTGAILLYRDSLNLALLAEDRKSGSISFQTPLEEDLTNLRNGALFPLIQGSLNCSQSLIYVDAAWSKELAAGLGGCIMFENEVVSEFCIKGSAENAEQAEALAIREALKWALSHNILHVTIFSDCLQVLAQVLKYSQLKHWTRNTVEDITELAVNFHCVSFAYVPRICNKAAHRLAKRAIKL, translated from the exons ATGAAAGGACTTTGTTGGAATGTAAGGGGTTTAAATAACCCTCTTGCTCCTACGATTGCGAAGACTAGAGCGATTCTTTCCAGTActtattttgattttttgtttTTAGCTGAAACGAAGTGTAATGTAGAATTAGTTGATCCTATTTTTCGGTCTTTTGGGTTCTCTCGGAGTTTTGGTGTAGATGCTCATGAAACCAAAGGAGGCCTCTGGTTTGGTTTTAGATGTGATACGCAGTTTGAGTGTATTTTTACTTGTCAAAACTTCATTATCATCAAAGTCATGCAATGCAAAGATAGCTTTTGGTTCCTCTGTCTTATTTATGGTGAACCAGTCACTCACAAGCGAGAAACTGTTTGGAATAATCTCAGTCAATGGATCCGCTCTTTTGAACACCCTTTCCTTCTTATAGGGGATTTTAACCAAGTTGACTATCATGAGGACAAATGGGGAGGTAGTAAAGGTAGGATCCCAGGAGCTTCATGTTTTAATAAATGGAAGGCTGAGCATTTTTTGATGGATATTCCGTATAAGGGGCCAAGATTTACATGGTGTAACAAAAGGGAAAATCACAGTATAGTGTTAGAACGGCTTGCTAAGGGATACAGATCGTGGGATTGGAATGATATTTTTCCGAATTCTGGAGTCACTCACCTTCCTATTCAAGTTTCGGATTATGCGCATATTGTCTTTGAAACATATTTACTTACTTGTAATGATAGAAGACCTTATAGAATTGAGGCTTGGAACCTGGATTACGAAGAGTGTATTGGTTTGGTACATAACGAATGGTCTGTCCCTGTCCCAGGCTCTATTACGGTCCGAATGATATTGAAATTATCTAGGGCTAGAAATTGTATGCGTCTTTGGTCTATTTCTAAAAGAAAAGAATGGAATAAGAAATTGAGTGATTTTGATGACACTTTGGAAAGAGGTTTGCATGAAATCGAGACTATGGGTGTCACTCGGACGTTCACTACTGCATATGCTAGTCAAGTGGAGTATGCTAAGGTCTCAGCTAAATATTGGAAACAGCGTGCCAAGATTAAATGGAATATAGAGGGAGATACATGCTCTAAATACTTCTTTAATTGGGTTAAGGGTCGAGCTGGTAGGAATTATATTGCTGGGATTAAGATGGATAATGGGGAGTGGAATTTTGACACCGGGGACATTATGGCATTATTTGTTCATTACTACTCTGGTCTTTTTAAGGAAGGAGTGCATGAAGTCTCATTTGATGAGTACTTCCCTACTGTTAAGAACTTGTTCACTGTAAATAAAGACTTTTTTTCTCCGGATGACAGTGACGCTCTTGGCACCCATTTCACTCCTAAGGAGGTTCGCACGGCAGTTTTTCAGCTCGGCCCTTTAAAATCTACATGGCCTGATGGTATTCCTGCTATTTTCTTCCATAAATGTTGGCACTTCATCAAGCATGAGGTTATTGGAACTGTCTTGGCTATCCTGAATGGTAATAGTTCACCAGAATTCCTGAATAAGACTTTCTTAGTTCTTATTCCTAAATCTAGTGCCCCTGAAATAGTTGATAACTTCCGCCCTATTAGTTTGTGTAATGTTATAATGAAAATTGTTACAAGGTGTATCACTAATCGATTGAAGAAGTTCATGGGAAAACTAGTGGGCGATTTCCAAAATGC gatgggtagaatggTGTTTAAAGCTGACATGAGTAAAGCGTACGACCGGTTAGACTGGAATTTTATTAGAGGTACGCTGGTTTTGATGGGATTCCCCTGCAACTTCATTCAGCTGATTATGAAGTGTATCACGACGGTGTCTTATGAAATATTGGTTAATGGTGTTCCCTCAAGGCGTATCCATCCAAGATGCGGTCTTCGTCAGGGCGATCCACTTTCTCCATATATCTTTGTTCTGTGTACTAAAATTCTCTCTTTAAACATTCTGCGTATGGAGAAGGATGGGCTTATACAAGGAATTAAGATTAGCAGGAAGAGTATCCCTATCTCTCATATGCTCTTTGCTGATGATTCTATGTTTTTTATTGAAGGTAATTCTAAGAGTTGCGTTAACCTGGACAAAGTTATCAAGGATTACTGTCATGCATCAGGTCAGGTTATTAATGATAACAAATCCTCTATGACTCTAAGCTCGTGCTCTAGCCTTTCCTTTGCTCAAAAATGTTTGAAAACCTTCAATATACCGTGTGGCACCAATATGGGTTCCTACTTGGGTATTCCTACCGATGTGGGTCTCTCAGGGTgtaataaaagtagaagagaaatTTTTGAGTTTATCATTGACAAGGTTAGAAAGCGGTTATCCTCATGGAATTGTGTTCTCCTTTCGTCTGCTGGTAGATTGGCTTTGATTTCTTCTGTCTTGTCTTCCCTTTCTGTttactttctatcggtatttaaaataccgATAAGTGTGACAAAAAGATTAGATGCTATCTTGTCACATTTCTGGTGGGCAGGTCACAAGAAATCTCCTTCTATTAGTTGGTGTAGTAGGCTTTTCCTAAGCCAACCTAAATGGAATGGTGGTCTAGGTATTAGACGTGTGAAAGAGTTCAACCAAGCTCTCTTAGCAAAGATTGGTTGGAGAATGATCATCCATCCAGACTCTATCCTTAATAAGTCGATTGGCGCTAAATATGGCCTAAGGTGGCAAGATGGTGAGCTGCTCTTTAATGATGGCAAGAGTAATTCTTCGTGGGGATGGAAAGGTATTGTTTGGGGTCTTGAACTTATTAAACCTCTTTTAGCTTGGAACATCTCTCCACTTTCTGACCTTAGTGTCTGGAATACTAAATGGGTCAATGGAAGGGTGCCAAAACCGCTATGTTTAGAGCTTCTTACTGATCCACCTAATTTGAGTAATTTGAAGATCAAAAATCTTATTAGCAACAATAGTTGTTGGGACCGTAGATTAGTGTCTATGTTTTTTGATGAAACCTCTGTGAGAGACATTCTTGCTATTCCGATTCGATGCTCTGAAGGCAGGGATAACTTCTTTTGGTCGGCTTCGTCGTCCGGAAATTACTCAGTTAAGATTGGCTATCACATTGCACTAAAAAATTTATGGAATACTTCAGCTACCCCGAAGGACCATTCAAGAGTTCCTGTTGCGTGTATGGGTGTCTTTCAGAAAATCCTTTGGAACTTACCGGGGCCAAAAATTTGGATCATCCTTATTTGGAAAATCCTCACTGAATCATTGCCCAGTGGGGAAAGTTTCTTAAAGAGGGGTTTTGATGGCCCCTTTACTTGCGTGCTTTGTGACTCACCAGAAATGGAAACGCCGGATCATCTTTTCCGTGATTGCTCATTTGCTAGTAGAGTTTGGGCTGGAAGT GCTGATAATAAACAAGAGGCTTGTCTTTCCTTTTTGTGTACTATTTGGACTATCTGGGTGGTAAGGTGCAGAAAGGTATTTGATAATTGTGAATGCTCCCCTACTGGGGCTATCTTACTATACCGAGATTCTCTTAATTTGGCTCTTTTGGCCGAGGATAGGAAATCGGGATCGATATCTTTCCAAACACCTTTAGAGGAAGACTTGACTAATCTTAGGAATGGAGCTCTCTTCCCTTTGATTCAGGGTTCTCTGAACTGCTCTCAGTCTCTTATTTATGTGGATGCTGCGTGGTCCAAAGAGCTTGCTGCTGGCTTGGGTGGGTGTATCATGTTTGAAAATGAGGTTGTATCTGAATTCTGTATCAAAGGAAGTGCTGAGAATGCTGAGCAAGCGGAAGCTTTGGCAATTAGGGAGGCCTTGAAGTGGGCGCTCTCTCACAATATCCTTCATGTTACCATTTTCTCTGATTGTCTACAGGTCCTTGCTCAAGTCCTGAAGTATTCTCAACTCAAACATTGGACTAGGAATACGGTTGAAGACATTACTGAATTAGCGGTAAACTTTCATTGTGTTTCTTTTGCGTATGTTCCTAGAATTTGTAATAAAGCCGCTCATAGGTTAGCTAAGCGTGCTATTAAATTGTAG
- the LOC141590428 gene encoding uncharacterized protein LOC141590428: protein MTKDDIPSSSKKIDSMSPFYLGSHDLPGQSITHVHLRSDNYEEWSRSMRQSLKSRRKFGFVDGSIPKPTTDLLLDQWEVIHATLVQWIMHSIDPSVKSSVSYFEDARLLWDDLKERFATIDGSKIHGLKSQLHDCSQSKGMSVTTYFGNLKTLWDAIANHEPIFNCSYGKCTCGITKDALTRQDSERLHKFLMGLDLSIYTNIRSHILSLDPLPSLNRAFQLVLQEERLRTDGTATGGADTSEVMAFAVRHSHKPESAAVD from the coding sequence ATGACTAAGGATGACATCCCTTCCTCCTCTAAAAAAATCGATTCCATGTCCCCATTTTATCTAGGTAGCCACGATCTACCAGGTCAGTCGATCACCCATGTTCATCTTCGTAGTGATAATTATGAGGAGTGGAGTCGATCGATGAGGCAGTCTCTTAAATCGAGACGAAAGTTCGGTTTTGTCGATGGTTCCATCCCCAAACCTACGACTGATCTCCTCCTGGACCAATGGGAAGTAATTCATGCTACTCTTGTTCAATGGATTATGCACTCTATCGATCCATCGGTCAAGAGTAGTGTATCGTACtttgaagacgctcgtctcttaTGGGACGATTTAAAAGAACGTTTTGCAACAATTGATGGTTCCAAAATTCATGGTTTAAAGTCTCAACTTCATGATTGTTCGCAGTCCAAAGGTATGTCCGTCACCACTTATTTCGGAAATTTGAAAACTCTTTGGGATGCTATTGCCAATCATGAACCTATTTTCAATTGCTCTTATGGTAAGTGTACGTGCGGTATCACAAAGGACGCTCTTACTCGTCAGGATTCCGAACGGTTACACAAGTTTCTTATGggtttggatttgtccatttatACTAATATTCGCTCTCACATTCTGTCTCTCGATCCATTGCCTTCCCTTAACCGCGCGTTTCAGTTAGTATTGCAAGAGGAGAGGCTACGGACTGATGGTACGGCCACTGGTGGTGCCGACACCTCGGAAGTAATGGCTTTTGCAGTCCGTCATTCACATAAACCCGAGTCCGCTGCTGTGGATTAG